The genomic stretch CGTCGAACCCGCGCCGGCATAACCCCCCTCCCTTTCAGGGAGGGGCGGGGGGCGGGTTATACGCCATTACACCAATGACGCTCCGACTCCGCGGAACAACCCGCAACGGACAATCTCCTCGGCATAGCGAACCTGTCTGTAAACCGGACTGACCACGTCGCTACCGGCGGCGCGTGTTGCAGACGGGTGAACTCATGCCGGAATTCTTTGCAGCAGAAGAAGCCCCGCGCGCGTCGAGGCATGCACGTTGCGCCCAACCCCCCTGTAGTCCCCCCCTTTAGGGGGGACGGTTCAGATCAGCTCTGCTCTGAAGGCGCGCGGGTCCCTTCTGTCCCCCCTTCAGGGGGACGGGTCAGGGGCCGCCCGACCCCGCCTAGCCCCCTGCGAGGGGGACGGTTCGCACCCGCGCAACCCCACCGCCCCTTGTCACTCTGTTCCGTTGTGACGTACTCAGCGTGCAATGTTCTTGCAGCAAGGCCGGTTGCCTGCGCCACCCGGCCTGGGCCGCGCGCCTTACAGCTTCACGTACACCGTCTTGACCTCCGTGTAGCTGCTCAGTCCGTACTCGCCCTTCTCGCGGCCGATGCCGGACTGCTTGAAGCCGCCAAACGGGGCGGCCGCGTCGAAGACGTCGTAGCAGTTCACCCACACCGTGCCGGCCCGGGCCCGGGCAGCGATCGCGTGGGCCTTGCCGATGTCGCGCGTCCATACCGCCGCCGCCAGCCCGTACGGGGTGCGGTTGGCGCGCTGCACGACCTCGTCGAGATCGCGGAAGCGGATGATGCTCATCACCGGGCCAAAAATCTCCTCGCGGGCGATCTGCATGTCATCCTGCACCTCGGCGAAGACCGTCGGCGCGACGAAGTAGCCGCGTTGGCCGACGCGCTCGCCGCCGCAGAGCAGCTTCGCACCGTCGGCCTGACCGGACGCGATGTAGCCGAGCACCTTCTCGAATTGATCACGGTCGACCTGCGGACCTTGCTGAGTGCCCTCATCGAACGGGTCACCGACCTTGCGACCGCGCACTTTCGCGACCATCTTTTCGACGAAGGCTTCATACACCGGCTCCTGGACGAACAATCGCGAGCCGGCCGTACAACACTGCCCCTGGTTGAAAAACAGACCGAAGTGGGCGCCATCGATCGCGGCATCGAGATCGGCATCGGCAAAGACGATGTTGGGGCTCTTGCCGCCGAGTTCGAGCGTGACGCGCTTCAGGTTGCTTTCGGCGGCGTACTTCATGACCAGGTGACCGACCTCGGTGGAGCCGGTGAAGGCGACCTTGTCGACATCCATGTGCCGCGCCAGGGCCTGCCCGGCCGTCGGCCCGTAGCCCGCCAACAGGTTGACGACTCCCGGCGGGAAGCCGGCCTCCTGGATCAGCGCGCCCACGCGCAGGCCACTGAGCGGCGTCTGCTCGGCCAGCTTCATCACGACGGTGCAACCGGCTGCGAGCGCCGGGCCGAGTTTCCAGGCCTGCATCAGCAACGGGAAGTTCCACGGGATGATCTGGCCACAGACGCCGACGGGCTCGTGCCGCGTGTAGCAGAAGTACGGGCCGTCGACGGGGATGGTCTTGCCCTGGATCTTGTCACACCAGCCGGCGTAGTAGCGGATGCACGCCACGGTCAGCGGCAGGTCGGCGGCGCGGGCGTCGGCCAGCGGCTTGCCATTGTCGAGCGATTCGAGCTGGGCCAGTTCCTCGCTGTGTTGCTCGAGCAGGTCGGCGAGCTTGTACATCAGCCGGCCGCGCTCACTGGCGTTCATCCGCGGCCAGGGGCCGGATTCGAACGCGCGGCGGGCGGCCTGCACGGCGAGCTCCACATCAGGGGCGTCGGCTTCGGCAACCTGGGCGATCACCTCCTCGGTCGCGGGGTTGAGGGTAGTAAAAGTCTTGCCGCTAACGGCGTTGACCCATTCACCGTTGATCAGCAGGCGGGTGGGACCGATCTTGACGTTGGCGCGGGGCGCCTGCCGGGTGGACATGGAGATTCTCCTGGCTGAGACAGAAATGCGGGGCCCGATCCGAACAGGCGCATGGTAGCACATCCCCCGCCCACGGCCAGTGCTCCGCGCCCCCCGTCGCAGGCCCCCCCTTACTCCGCCGCCGGCAGCTCCCAATTGGCTATCAGCAGCAGCAACGCCACCGTGCCGTCGATGATCGGCTCGTTGGTCGAGAAGTCCTCGAACACGTCGTGGAACACCCCCGCCTCGGACTGGAACCGGGCCAGCCGGTCTTCGCCGAAGGGTGCAAACTTCAGACTGTCATTGATATCCTTGTACACCGGCCCATCCACCAGCCCGCCCACCGGCAGGTGCCGCTTCAGCTTCCAGAACAGGTGGTGCGGCCGGCTCGAGGCATCGCCTTCTGCCGGTACGCCGATCACCATCGACACGCCCCAAGGATTGCGGCCGAAAATCCAGTCCCGGCACTCCGCCGCGAGCGGGCGGAACTGCCGATCGCCGGTCATGCGTTCGTACAGAACCGCCTGGGTCGCCACGGCGATGACGTTGTTCGTCGAACACCACACCAGCGGGGTGCCGAGCCGATAGGGGTTCTCCTCGGCAAGCACGCGGACACGCTCCAGCGCCGCACGATAGTAGCCCGCCAGCCGCGCTTGGTCCGCCGCATCGACATGCGGATACAGGCGCCAATGCGCGAGGTTCACATAGGGAAAGCACTCGTAGTGACCGTGGCGGGCCGGTCCCGCCGGTCGTGTCGTCGTTCCCGCTTGCGTCGTAGTTGCCGGCTGGGTGGTCGCTGGTACTGCCGGTCGCGCAGCGGGTGTCGTCGAAACGACCGGCCGCGTACCTTCTCGCCAGCCGATCCACTCGCTGTCGCCGGCGCGGTCGGCATACTCGAGCGCCTGTCGCAGGTACTCCGGCTTACGCGTGGCGATGTAAAGTTCCGTCGCGGCCCACTGGAGATCGTCGTAGAACGAGCGTTCGCCGTAGTAGTACGGTGCCTTGACCGGCACCGACATCGCCGTTCCCAGGCGCGCCCGCGCCAGCCGATAGAGCGACTCCGCCGGCTCGATCTGACCCAGCAACGCCAGCGCCGCCGCACTGCGGCCTGCAAGATTGGAGACGCCGGTGGATTCGTTCTGGTATTTCGGTCCCTGCGGGCGGCCCAGCGCCGGCCATGCCGTCCGCGGCCCGCCCGGTCCCCAGCCGTAGTCGCTTTCATCATCGTGCCAGAGGCGATCGGGCGGAGCGTGGTCCCGATCATCCGCAATTTGCACGTACACGGTGTCGGCGTCGGGGTGAATCTTGATCAGCAGGGCGGCACCATGCCCAGCTTCGTCGACCGCCCCAGCGAGTTGCAGTGCCGCCACGCAGTACGAAGTCGTGATCATGTGCTTGATGCGGTCACCGGCATCGTGCCAACCGCCCGTGAGATCGAGCGTACGTTCGCTCTCCGCATCGATCGCATCCCGCTGGTGGCACTGCTCGCCGGTGACCGGATTGTCGCCGCAGCGCTGCAGCCGCATAAATTCGAGCAGCTTGTCGGGCACG from Phycisphaerales bacterium encodes the following:
- a CDS encoding aldehyde dehydrogenase family protein, whose translation is MSTRQAPRANVKIGPTRLLINGEWVNAVSGKTFTTLNPATEEVIAQVAEADAPDVELAVQAARRAFESGPWPRMNASERGRLMYKLADLLEQHSEELAQLESLDNGKPLADARAADLPLTVACIRYYAGWCDKIQGKTIPVDGPYFCYTRHEPVGVCGQIIPWNFPLLMQAWKLGPALAAGCTVVMKLAEQTPLSGLRVGALIQEAGFPPGVVNLLAGYGPTAGQALARHMDVDKVAFTGSTEVGHLVMKYAAESNLKRVTLELGGKSPNIVFADADLDAAIDGAHFGLFFNQGQCCTAGSRLFVQEPVYEAFVEKMVAKVRGRKVGDPFDEGTQQGPQVDRDQFEKVLGYIASGQADGAKLLCGGERVGQRGYFVAPTVFAEVQDDMQIAREEIFGPVMSIIRFRDLDEVVQRANRTPYGLAAAVWTRDIGKAHAIAARARAGTVWVNCYDVFDAAAPFGGFKQSGIGREKGEYGLSSYTEVKTVYVKL
- a CDS encoding glycoside hydrolase family 9 protein yields the protein MSPRGSKPTSERNPAPQKRAAHCSFYTLSVVAIVCAGFLTAPVMGAYWLRASQIGYLPDDPKIALLSSDEPLTGVFHVGEYSADIGPDCGAWGPFAHNYRLDFTALRTPGRYTVRFNQAESLPFSIGTDAYRDVPDKLLEFMRLQRCGDNPVTGEQCHQRDAIDAESERTLDLTGGWHDAGDRIKHMITTSYCVAALQLAGAVDEAGHGAALLIKIHPDADTVYVQIADDRDHAPPDRLWHDDESDYGWGPGGPRTAWPALGRPQGPKYQNESTGVSNLAGRSAAALALLGQIEPAESLYRLARARLGTAMSVPVKAPYYYGERSFYDDLQWAATELYIATRKPEYLRQALEYADRAGDSEWIGWREGTRPVVSTTPAARPAVPATTQPATTTQAGTTTRPAGPARHGHYECFPYVNLAHWRLYPHVDAADQARLAGYYRAALERVRVLAEENPYRLGTPLVWCSTNNVIAVATQAVLYERMTGDRQFRPLAAECRDWIFGRNPWGVSMVIGVPAEGDASSRPHHLFWKLKRHLPVGGLVDGPVYKDINDSLKFAPFGEDRLARFQSEAGVFHDVFEDFSTNEPIIDGTVALLLLIANWELPAAE